TTCCTCTCGCTACTCGTTCGTGTCTCCGCCGCAAGGACCGGCGTCCTTAAGCGACGCAACGCGCGAGGAacatcgtcttttttttttttaagaaccAACGGGGTCATTCTCGATTCGTTTCTCAGGTATCGAGTAGTTGGACTTGAAACGCAAAGCTAGTGATATAGGAGGAAGACAGAGGAGCAAATGGAAAGGGAGCGAAGAAGAACTTTCGATTAAAATCGCAAGAAAATTCATCGTTTGGAAAGTTTTGAGGCAGAATGCGGTAGAAGAAAATAGCAACCGCGACAGAGAAGCCTTCGAAGGCTTCAGGCCGCCGCAGCGATGCTGTTGCCGGCTGATATGCTGTCGGCCCAATCCAAGATGGTGTACCAAATCAACAAGTACTTCGGAGAACGCGTGATGACTAGAAAGAGTCAGGTGATGAAGACGATCCAAGAAGTGTGTCGCGTGGTTCAAGATGTTCTGAAGGAAGTCGAGGTACAGGAGCCGAGGTTCATCTCCTCTTTGACCGACTACAACGGTCGCTTCGACGGTCTGGACGTGATATCTCCGACGGAATTCGAGATCGTGATCTACCTGAATCAAATGGGAGTACTGAATTTCGTAGACGATGGAACATTGCCGGGATGCGCGGTGTTGAAGCTCAGCGACGGTCGAAAGCGATCCATGTCCCTCTGGGTGGAGTTCATCACCGCGTCCGGCTACCTGTCCGCCCGGAAAATCCGTTCGAGATTTCAAACTCTGGTAGCACAGGCTTGTGATAAGTGTGCCTACAGGGACTCGGTAAAAATGATAGCAGATACAACAGAAGTGAAACTTCGAATCAGAGAGCGGTACGTGGTACAAATTACACCAGCGTTCAAATGCGCTGGTCTGTGGCCCAGGTCAGCTTCTCACTGGCCCATCGCACATATACCTTGGCCACATCCTAATATCGTGGCTGAAGTGAAGACAGAAGGCTTCGACATGTTGTCGAAGGAGTGCATTGGTTTGCAAGGGAAACAATCTGCTATGGAGGGCGATGCCTGGGCGTTATCGTTCATAGACGCGGAGAATCGTTTGCTTCAGGGTGGCAGTAGAAAGCGTTGTTTAAGCATTTTGAAAACTCTGAGGGACAGACATCTTGATCTACCTGGGAACCCGGTTACCAGCTATCATATGAAAACCTTGTTATTGTACGAGTGCGAGAAACACCCGCACGAAGCAGAATGGGACGAAACGTGCATAGCAGATCGAATCAATGGCATTCTTTTGCAACTGATCTCCTGTCTACAGTGTCGCAGATGCCCACATTATTTTTTGCCAAACTTGGATCTGTTTAAGGGCAAGTCGCCTAGTGGTTTAGAGAACGCGGCGAAGCAAGTGTGGAGACTCACCAGGGAACTATTAACGAATAGTCGAGCTCTGGAAAAGCTGtagcgaagaaaaattctgATGTGTATGGATGATCAAGAGCGAGGAAGTATCTGCTATTTCGAGCTCTATGAATTAATCAAAGGAGCGGTCGAATGAAACGCTGAGATCAAAGAAGATCGTTTTCCATTCAGCGATCTTATATATTGGAAACGCGAGTTGAAATGGCAACCTAAACTTCTGGACACCGCCGGAAGAATTTTCAAGAAGCTGCTCGGCCATTATAGAGAGTTTGAATCTCGTTTGCAAGTTGCGCTGTGTGTGctcgaaagagaaaatacGCGTGTGTGATTTTGTGATTCACGAAGCCCGAGGACGATCGAACCAGTGCCATAAATACGCCGACGTCGAGAGTCTCCGTTTTAGTTTCGAGTCGCCGCGCCGACGGCAGCTATGTTGAATTACGATACTCGAACGATACCTAACTCTTAACCGGTGTTACTCGATTTGTTGCTCCATTCCGTTGTtatatcgtttcgttttaattaaaatatgttaaagGTACCGTCGAACATACGAGGAAAAAACAAGTGATTCGACGtaaatctaaaattatttatgattataaATGATgttacgaatgaaaaattacggCAGAGTCATCGGTTACGGGTTATgcttaattttcttctctcaTCGAACTGTCTCTTTTCTCCTGTCATTATGTACAtactatttgaaaaatatttattgaaagtgTACACGAGGTATGTGAAATACAATGCTATTTATATGGAACCGTATCCAAAATCGTCATTTTCGTCTGTCAAGAGCAAAACACCCACTCCTCACCTACTCGAAATTTACACGGGAATCGAACTCGCGTAAATATTCTTTGGACGTACCGTTAAATGGTTCGCGTACGTTAATGTCGTTGGTTAGCTctcgtaaattttattttcgcgcTTTTTCACCGCCGGAGAAACGgatcttaaaattaaatagattcTCACGTCGTTTGATTCAGCTGCTGTTCAGTGGATATTTCGATAAAGTATTCAGGCAAgtgtatttcttctttttttttttttttttgtgtttagTCTTCGCTCTAAACAGATTGCTGTCGCCACAGTAATCTTCCATTTGTctttactatataaaattgaatagaaataaagtttCCAGTGAGAGAAGAGAAGCTTCTAGTCGTGATGATATGGATTATAAACGTGAGTTACTACTTCTCACGTTATTGTCAGTGTCGTTATCGTTATTgttcttgttttcttttttttaccgGTTTTCTTTGCTGATAGGCAAATTGCACCTTAACAGGACGGGGGACTCATTCGTTATTCGTTAACCAGGTTATACTAGTTTCTGAACTTATACACGGTTAACCATGTTTGTCATCAGGCACGAAAACTACACTTGTTacacgtaatttttattagttcCGTGAATAACGAATTTTGTTTTGTGAAAGAAATGTTGCATTGAAATTCTTTGGCGATTATCTAACGTGCCAGCTATGCTTCttggtaaattttaaaagctGCATTAAGATGAAGAGGAAAAATGGAACTCAAGCTAATACTAAAATTTGGAACATAGAAAAGTaccatattttaattgttacagAATGCTTAATATTCGAACTGAGAGACTCAATTAAGTGCTATGTTTCACCGATTTAACATCTTGAAAGTATTCTTCTATAtcatgaaatttgaaattctcaTAAAATACATTCTTCTCTGTAAGTAGAGAATATGTTAAactatgtaaaatttcattatgaaattttcatatttcaatttcaaactttcactatgaaatttttatattatcactCGTGATAAAACTAGAAATAAAACTAACTATTCGAATATCCCTGCATATGACACATATgcaatgtacatatatatatgcataataagcaaaaatgatgaaaacgaacgaaaaatatgTTATCTATTAGCCAATTActgttctattatattatgtttttccTAATTTTCGTTCGTGCtaattacaagaaaatataGGGATGAGTATGCAACGACACTTTAAACACAACCTGTTCGTTAGCTTAGTAATCGTCGGATTAGCAAAAATTAGGGTCGTAAAATATCTAACGACATGTACAAAGCGGATGTACGCGTGTAATCGATTTGCGGATGCGAACGTCCGCGTGAGTGATGTTTGCCAGCGGAAAACTGGCAACAATTCAAACAAAAATCGCTAATATCCATGTTTACAGTGCATGCATCAAGAAAACTTCAAATAGTCGTTTGTTACGCGTTTAATTTGTACGTTCGCAAAATCCACCATAAACTGTAGCATCCATAAGTGTAAATGTCCAATGGAATCATATTGGTTATCGATCAAGAAATAGtcatgtatattaattaatatttctgtcTAATATGCAAATAGACTTGATTAATCATGTCTCGCGACTGTTACATAAGTTTTCGCCAAGTTCCAAATGAAATAAGGAAAATTAGAGCAAAACAGCGTCTATGCTTTGAAATTATCGTTTTGTATTTAGTCAGGTTACTCGTTgattcgaattattttcgaattgtttataaaaatctaaacGTGCCCACTAGCCGTTAAGAATGGGAAATTGCCTTACTTTGTTCTAGTctcatattaaattaatttcatagtgGATGCTTAATTACAAGAGAATTAAGTGATTTTTTTCGTTGAAAACTATTTTTCACGTTGGAAATGCACGGTTTCAATACTACGTCGCATTTTCTTGataatcaatttataatatcataaacaTTTGTTAGGTATATTATATGCTACTAGCAGACTTTTATGCGTTTTAGAATGGTAACTAAATAGTTGCTTTTTAACTTTCTATTTTCCTCaagaaattgtttttcttgaacaaatatagaaatggaaaatatttatcgcgtgttaaatttccatgaaaaattCGCGTGTTCTTGGTCTTTAGTTAAACCCTAATCTCGAGATCGGCGGCATTCCAGTAAACCAACGAACGAATACAACGCGATTGTTCGAAGAATAAGCTACCATGCAACGATTTCGTCAATCCCAAAGCATGAAATGAGGAAAGAATGATGaaatagaaaggaaaaatacataatttaaattaaggaCGAAAACAAGCGACGCACGCGACAATATTAACAAGCTCCTTTGCcaaatttacaatttcgtAGCGTGAACATTATCGCCGGTCCGTGGTTGCGTTCGTGGATTAAATATTAAGCAGTCATGCGTGCGACAAATTACCACGgtgaataaatttacatatttatctaGTTAATACCACGACTTCCAGTAGAAGGAAAACAAAAGTTGACTGGTAAGTTCGTCGAAAAAACCTTCGGTTAACAACGAAGAAACTATATAAGCATGCTACAATTCGAgtgcaattttattaataaatcttttacgatctaaaaaaatatgttaaatcACAGTTAAggaatttttcgatttttccccgaaagaaaaaagaaatgtattttctgaACTCGTGTTATGTCTGGATTGTGTAGAATTATTGAATGCAGATGcagaatacaaaattattttggtttttgaaattcaatgtATGTAAGAATCAGTTTATCGAGCGGGAAATAGTATTGACACAATGATTTAAATCGTTTACgtattgaaattcaaattgtttaaattattccaaattaaCTCAAATCTAATTCATCGGAAGatattatcgtatttttcgAATCCTTTCAAGATCGTGGATATTTCTTTCGTAAgaagttatatgtatatattcttCCCCATCGTATCTCGTGAAGAATGTTAAGATGTATTTGACTATTTTTACGACCCaacaaatgatttaaaaataaagtgaCCCAGGCCAAACAACGTTTTCTAGCGCATCCAATTGTATTAAtactttctttcctttaatataatataatataatcctTTGTCCCTTCTCTACGATCGAGTACCTTCAAGTACCTCCTACGTACCTCCCCCACAAGACTCCAGAACACGCGTCCTCCTTTCCGAAGCCAGTTTCTCGCGGTGAGTAAAGCACATTACGAAATTCGGCGTACTCGCCAAGAAGGAAGCGGGGAAAAAATTATGGCCGCGAAGCCGTCGAAATTATCAAAGTGGCGAGAATCGCGGAGGAACGACCAGGTCCCcacgtaaaaaagaaaagaaaaaaagcagaaaaaaaatgaaagaaaaagtaaaaggaaGGGAAGAGGAAAGATCCAGACACGGTATGCTAATGAAGCCAGCCGTTTTCCTTGTTTTTGCCGCGATGTTCTTTGCGAACCCCGCAACAGATTCGACGCGTCGAGCCGCCTCTCACGGTCCACGATGGGCGATCTCGAGATCGATCTTGGCCGTGGACCCCCGTGAAAACACTGTCTCAAGATCCGCGGAAACGGGTTTCTTGATTGGCGGTATCGATCCTTAAAGATAATCGAAGAGAAACTGAGACAAGACAACATGTGGTATTCCTCGGATGAATGTCTGCTTCTTTTCTTTGGATGAACGTTCACGAGTCatccaatttatttttctctcgttcgctCAAAGAATTTTCGAAACGAAAGGAGACTACAATTAAAAGCAAATTTGAATTACGAAAGCTTAAACGAATGTCACAATATTAGAGTCGAACGATGTTTTACGGTATTAATTCATCTTAATTCTTTGGAATATGAGTTGCATTCTACATGCTATATCTTAATTTAAGTGGTTCGAACTGGTTTGTGTATAGTAAACTACTTTCAAAAGCTGTTTGTAGTTGTACGCGCAGTTatgttctcctttttcttatCTAGGTATAGAATACGATATTCTAATATCTTACCTAATTTCTATCTAGGCGAAACACTTCGATAATCGGGAAATCGTTAACAATTTCTACGGTGGCGATTATTCACTGACAATCTATTTGTCtacctgtttttttttttttatcaatattgaTAAAGTCCAAGCAATCATGACACTAAAAATAGGAGTCGTCGATTTTTAACTGCGTGCgatttaaacgttatatgcttgTGTATCTAtgtttttagttttctttttattattatatgaatttattttatccttttattattacagttTTAACGAGCCACCCGTTTCagctaattattaattcttatctttcccatcaaaattgaaaattataatatataatatactgtAATTTACTTGTTTTACAAACAAGGAAACATCCAGTTCCAGAGAGTTAAGGGAAAGCAGggataaaaagaagttaaTAAGAGATTTTTTCACTGATCATCGGCTAATTACATACTTGGGCATTTTGTAATCTTAGCTAAATTGCAAATAAGCTCGCCATGTATAACTAGAATGCCAATTGCAGGAACACGGGCAGTATATGTTGGCAATACTTTATCCATCCATTTTCTCTGCGCAAATCGAGGATACGCATTAGCGCTATCATGATCGTTTTCGCCAAATCGCACTCCACTAAACTCTCATTTATCTATATTGGAAGGAACTAGTCGATAATACCTGCGCATTCAAGGAAAAACATGCAACTCGGTATTTTCTTACTTAAAACGTTctgcttaatatttttttacttttcaagtagtattgaaatatttcaagttacTCTTCCTTTTAGTTTATAAGGAAAGCTACAATTATACAAGCTGTTACAAGATAATTActgaatattctaaaataatcgaagaaaaacaagaaaatggaaaatcgttagtttcttctttttcacttCTGAGATGGTAGATAGGACATCTTAACTAAGAAGAGCAAGATTATAATACAGGTTTTCAGAACagaaaaaaatgaacgaaacAACTCGCGAACGCGAGGAAACTCTATCCaggaaatatctttttaacgtaaaagagaaaagagacaGAAGGGAATATATAAAGGACACAAAGAAGAAGCAGAGCACAGAGGAACAGAAAACACAAGAAGAAGAGCGTAGGCAGAGAGGCCGCGGTCGCGGCTCGTCCTCCGGTTCTTCGCGGCTGGTCCACACGGCTGCCGAGACCTCCACCGCTATAAAACGCTCAGATAAAGCCGCGATGTTTATATGCGTGGATCGCAGCGAGAGGAGTGCCGTGTAGAAGGAAAGATATACCTGCCCGCGTGCGGCCGCCGACCAAATAATAAGACAAAAGCTGGGGGTGGACGACGCGGAGGAACAAGTAAAGGGCCAGAACTCGCGAATCCAGGGACCGACCGACAAGGACGAGGGAACGAACAAGGAGGGAAGGAAGCCACGAGAAGAAAGCGGTGTTCgatattattcgaataaattttcgtttgAACGAAGAAcagaattttatgaaataagatATCCATTATTCgttcattcaattttttatttatttgatcgttgttttttttcattcaatgtaattatttttcgattcaTTTCGGAGAGAATGTTTGGATTCGTCGTTAATGCTAAAAAATGCTTTTCTCTGACAAACTAATCAGTGTTTTACTTCGATTGACCAAGAGAAGTaggaaattacgaaaataaacgACGATAGAGCCAACATTGagaaattttgagaaaatcaAAACACATATCCAACATAAGGGAGTATCGGATACAGCAAACTGATCGAAAGGGTGCGACGGGTGCGCGaacagaaaagaagagaacCAGACAGGAATGCACGGATGAATACGCCACATTGCAGAGGCTGTAGGTAGAGCTATGCTTATCTTAAGGCTCTGGCTCTCATTAAACTGCCTCTCTCCGCTTCATCGGCAGCTTCGATCGATCGCACGGATCACAGCCAACCTGCCATGTACGTCGATCTTCGTGCATATGTGCTGACGTTCGTTGACGAGTGTGTGTGGGCGTAAAAAGAAGATCGACGGGCTGATCATTCAAAGGACATGCGTCAGTTTCGTTATCGtacttaaaattttgttaaacgtCAATTGGATCGCCGATAAGAATTTAGGTTGAATTATATACTTAATTGTTTTACGCGATAAAAGTCATCATAATATTTATCGCTAACTATTGTAAAATGTAGGACACAGGTTAAAATTAAGTATCCTATACTTAAATCTTTTTACCTTTGCAAATAAACCATCTACTTCGCCAACATACTATATCGATGattaaagaaaaagcaaaaggCACTTTCCGAAAAACGGTCCAATGTCCCAAGATCAAAATGATCGTAGACATATAAATTATCatggatttttcttttaaatttcaactttttcgACTATAGTAACCGCGGCAACAAATGGCATTCGATCGATGAAACGGCAGATTCCGTGAAAAGGGATccagaaaatattcttcagaTCGGTGgcataattatttcaacgGGACCCGTCCATTCGTTTCATTGTCCAACATGTCGCGTCCTCGACATCCCCGAGTTTTATTGGCGGTCCCGAGAACGCGGTCGTGCTCCCTCGCGCGCTCGCACACACATTTCACCCCTTTTCGGCCCTGCCGGccaaagaggagaaaaagacAAGAGACAAGGGCCTTACCTACCGATCGGTAACGCGATACCCCACgaacgatttctttttctcctgtGATGCACGCGCGTAAGACCGAGCAGCGACACGCTGAGACCGCTCGAGCCTTCGAGCCGGCAAAACGAGATTGTAAAAATAACGCGGGTGTCCCCGCTCGCACCCCCGTTCCCGAGTCGCGGCTTCAAATCATGTCGAAAACAGGGGGAAAATATAGGCTTTGAAATTCGAAACTTTTTTAGAGTGCACTGTTTCAGAGGGGGAATATAAGTACGATGGGGCGGATGCAGGATTGCAGATGAATCAGGTTTTGCAAGTTCTATACACGCGTTGATAAATATCCGctaatttttacgaatttttgtTTGCAAGTACGTTTACTATACGAATCGATGTCTATATATTGATCATTgttagactgcggatatttatgcaataaaGTTCGGCgtttataaagttaattaaagaaatggtGGTGTGAAGGCAGACGTAACATGTGCTATagtattcatatttttacacgttatagTGATTCGTATTAGAGTGCTGGCGTTTTAATAAGAAACGCGATAGTTCTActtgaaaattcaaagatgCTGGATGAA
This Bombus pascuorum chromosome 1, iyBomPasc1.1, whole genome shotgun sequence DNA region includes the following protein-coding sequences:
- the LOC132908766 gene encoding protein mab-21, coding for MLLPADMLSAQSKMVYQINKYFGERVMTRKSQVMKTIQEVCRVVQDVLKEVEVQEPRFISSLTDYNGRFDGLDVISPTEFEIVIYLNQMGVLNFVDDGTLPGCAVLKLSDGRKRSMSLWVEFITASGYLSARKIRSRFQTLVAQACDKCAYRDSVKMIADTTEVKLRIRERYVVQITPAFKCAGLWPRSASHWPIAHIPWPHPNIVAEVKTEGFDMLSKECIGLQGKQSAMEGDAWALSFIDAENRLLQGGSRKRCLSILKTLRDRHLDLPGNPVTSYHMKTLLLYECEKHPHEAEWDETCIADRINGILLQLISCLQCRRCPHYFLPNLDLFKGKSPSGLENAAKQVWRLTRELLTNSRALEKL